A window from Engraulis encrasicolus isolate BLACKSEA-1 chromosome 13, IST_EnEncr_1.0, whole genome shotgun sequence encodes these proteins:
- the LOC134461521 gene encoding complement C1q-like protein 2: MVVEQRTILKSTQDELQITKAQLNKMETDNNEQDKKLIVMAERLVASETRVEALERVTAAQEKELTAVKTRVAASEAEVMNRVQSTELTTLKIKLLATETEVENLITEMKTAPKVAFSAGLTNSGYVEAGNTDLNLVFSRVITNVGQAYSSITGFFTAPVRGVYYFRFTVMDMLHSRRMIIRMVKNGQALNWQGEYDNDGQNTYLSNGLTLQLEVGDVVNLRIPTGNRLYDNGDNHCTFSGFLLFPL; the protein is encoded by the coding sequence atggtggtggagcagaGAACCATTCTGAAATCCACTCAGGATGAGCTGCAGATCACCAAAGCACAACTGAACAAAATGGAGACTGACAACAATGAGCAAGACAAAAAGCTGATTGTGATGGCAGAAAGGCTGGTGGCCAGTGAGACGAGGGTGGAGGCTCTGGAGAGGGTGACTGCAGCACAAGAGAAAGAActgacagcagtgaagaccagaGTGGCAGCCAGTGAAGCTGAAGTGATGAAtagagtacagagtacagagcTGACAACATTGAAGATCAAATTGTTAGCCACTGAGACTGAAGTAGAGAATCTGATAACAGAGATGAAAACAGCACCGAAGGTGGCATTCTCAGCAGGTCTGACTAACTCAGGATATGTAGAGGCTGGGAATACAGACCTGAATTTAGTGTTCAGTAGAGTCATCACTAATGTTGGACAAGCCTACAGCAGCATAACTGggttcttcacagctccagtcaggggtgtctactacttcaggttcactgtcaTGGATATGCTACACTCACGCCGCATGATTATCAGAATGGTTAAAAATGGACAGGCCCTTAATTGGCAAGGTGAATATGACAATGATGGGCAGAACACATATCTGTCCAATGgtctgactctgcagctggaggtgGGAGATGTGGTTAACCTGAGAATCCCAACAGGCAACAGGCTCTATGACAATGGGGATAATCactgcaccttcagtggcttcctgctcttccctctctaa